The genomic region AACTGCCTGATGCACTGCTTGTCAATTTCCGGCCAGTTCATAAACAAAGCCCAAGAACCGTAAAACCTTACGTCTGACGTGCCGTAAAAATCGTAGATATATGATTCCAGATGCGAAAACATATTTTCCGAAGCATTATCCGCCTGCCCTGACGCACCGCCCGCTTCCCAATATGTGCCTGCCGTGAAATAAATATACATTTCATTTAAGATCATTGATTTAAGCCATTCGGGATAATTGGGGTTGTCGGTTATCCTGTGAATCCATTCATCAAGCTTCTGTTCCCAAACAGCCCTGTCCGCAAGCGCTTCGCGCGCTATCGCCCACGAATTTGTGCCAAGGCGGTTAAAGTGCTGTGTGTATTTTCTGTACCACTTGGCGTTGTACTGCGACTGGGTTATTGGAATGTCCCACGATAATATTATTGGAATCCTTACTGTCTGCCCGGGCGCAAGCGTGACTTTAAATGCAACAGCGCCTATTGTATTGGTTCCGACAGTATTTGAGAGCGCGCCGTCCGTTGAAAAATCAGTTTCAAGCGCCGCCCTGTTTGCCGCGGACATTCTTGTGACAGTAACATCTACCGATGATAAAGACGCAAGGCAAAATTCACCCTGAGTTTCAAGCGTTGGAGTGCCTGTGCCTGCTTTGTTTAAAACAAGGCCGGTGTAATTTCCGTCCGTTACAAGCGAAGCCGAAGAACCATATGGATTTTCCCACGTCAACATTATTGCCGCGTCATAATTCTGTGTTGTGGGGTTTGTAAGTTCCCATTCGTAAACGCCCACGGGATAGCTTACGCGCTGATAATCTTCGGGGATTAGCGGAGAGTATTGCGTGACTTTTGCCTTTACGCTAAACCTGCTTCCGGAATAGTTAACCCACGCAAAAGGAAAAAGCGAATTATAAACCGCCTGCCCTGTGCCCAGATTGGCGGAATCAAGGCGCTGTACCGTGGCTGCGCCGGACGCGGGTTTCTGATACATAAAAAATTTGCAGTTGGTATTGGCCGCGGTAAAAGTTCCCGCTTCATCGCCCGCGCCAATATCAAGGCGTGAAAGATAAAAGTCCCCGTTATTTTTCCATGTAATTGTCCCGGCGCCAAAGCCGCCTATAGGCGCGCCGTCAGTATAGCCGGAAGCGCCAACATCACGCGACCAAGCCTGGGTTGGTATTATAGAAGAAGCACGCAGGCCGGTAATAAAAACAAGCAAAACCATCACTGTAAAAAGCGTTCTGCGCAGCAAAGTTTTCTCCCGAAAATATTAATAAAGGCGTATTGTTTAACCGTTTAAACAATATACAAAATAAGGGCGAATGTGTCAAATGGTTTAAAGGCGGCGGCTATGAAGTTAGGCAGCTAGGCAGTTAGGCAGTTAGGCAGCTAGGCAGTTAGGCAGTTAGGCAGTTAGGCAGTTAGGCAGCTAAGCAGCTAGGAAGCTAGGAAGCTAGGAAGCTAGGAAGCTAGGAAAAACATGAGGGACGGTTTAAGGCGCGAGGGACGGAGGGACAGATGCACGGAGGGACGGTTTAAGGCGCGAGGGACGGAGGGACAGATGCACGGAGGGACGGAAGTAAAAACTGAAGGTCGGATGGTCGGATGATCAGAGGGTCGGTTTGTTTTATCATTGGTAGCCGCGTCCCTTTAGGGCGCGTGGTTTAGATTTCAAAAATACAACTGTCCCGCCTGCTTTCACTCTCAAGCTCGCTTCATTGCCGGGATTTCCTCTTCGCAGGCTCGCTACAACCGCACCCTGAAGGGTGCGCCTACCAGAGATTAAATTCCCAAAAAAGAGCCGGACAGCGCGGGAGCGCTGTCCCTACAAGGTCAAAGAACGAATCAATTACCGCGGGCTGAAGACCCGCGTCACTAATGCAGAAATGCCAACATTTCAATACAATAATAAATAATAATAAACCGTTAAAACCACCCATTACTTATCGTAAAAAAACACCCATTCATCGTAACTTTTTGCGTCTTCAAATGATTTTAACTCTTCAGGAAAACCTTTTTGCTTCATAGGTTTCTTTTTTGATTTTGACGCAACACCCGCAATCCTGCCTCCGGAGTCCAGCAGCAATCCCCACTCCCCATTATTAACAGGCTCTTTATACAGACGCCTTATGTGTTTTTTATCCGGGTATCTTGGATCCATTAAAAGGTCTTCAAGGTTATATGGAAGCTCTTTTCTGCCTTTTCCGGCATCATAGAAACTTTTTAACGCTTTTTTATATTCCATGCCCCTGAAAATAAGTTCTTTTTCTTTTTGTATTGCCGCGTCCCTGCTGAATATAACCGCTTCCATGGCCGACGCCGCAAGGCATACAGAAGCTGCAATTAAAAGCACCATTATATAGGCGTAACCGCCTTTTTTAGTCAGCATTACTGAAACTGTCAATATCAGCGTTTTCTTTCTCCCCGCCTTCTATTCCATCGGCACCGGTTGATATTACTTCATAACTTCCCATTCTGCCCGGAACCCTGTATATGTAATCATTTCCCCATGGGTCTTTTGGCACTCCCTTTTTAATATACGGCCCGTTCCATTTATTAAGCGATGCCGGTTTTACTACAAGCGCGTTTAAACCTTCGTTAGCGGCCGGAAACCTGCCGTTATCCACGTAAAAAGTATCCAGCGCCGAAGAAAAATTTTCTATCTGCGCTTTTGCCACATCACGCTTTGCCGGCGCCAGCCTTTTAAAGACAGACGGTCCCACAAGCGATGCCAGCATGGCAACAATACCAAGTACCACAAGAAGTTCAATTAAGGTAAAACCTTTCTGTTTCCTTAACATGTATATTTCTCCTTTACCAGTCGGAATAATTTTCGCCGTCAGATGACGCGCCTTCGGCACCGCTTTTAACGTCCGACACGCCGTAGTTTCCGTCTTCCGCGTAATCCTTTATAAGAACCCATGAATCAGTTTTTTCCGTAAACGGGTCTTTTGGAATCTTTTTAATGTATTTAACCGTGACAAGTTCGCTTAAATCTTCCGGATACCTGCCGTTATCAGAAAAAAATTCATCTATCGCTTTTCTTAATACAAAAAGGTCCTGTTTTAACGCGGCCTCTTTTCCCCTGACAAGCGATGATACCGTTGACGGGACAACAAGCCCCGCAAGAAGCGCTATAATGGCAAGCACTATCAGCAGTTCTATAAGTGTAAAGCCGCTGTTTTTTTTACCAAGACGCATAATCTGACCCGTCTATGGCTTTTCTGTCTGTTTTTGCAAATACATCATATACATCCTCTCCGCTCCATGACCAGGAATCCCACGAATCCGCGTATGACCTTAACCCCCACTGTTCATGGGCGGGGATATCCTGCCGTTCAAATGGATTTGCCGGTATACGTCTTAAGTATTTTAATTTTTTTTCCACCGCATCCCCTGTTGATACGCCTTCAACAAGTACCAGCAGGTTTTTTGGATAGCCGAACTCACTTGCGCAGTCACACATTTTGCTTATTTTACCTTCTTTATAATCTTTATAAAAACCGTCTATTGCAGTCCTGATAACACGAAGCGAAGCCGTAAGTTCCGCCTCTTTTGCCCGCTTTAAGGACATCTGGGCGTAAGGCACAGCCACCGCCATTAATACCGAAAGTATTCCCAGCGCCACAAGTATTTCTATAAGCGTGAATCCCCTTTTTTTATTTAACAACAAGCCTGGATGCCGACCTTTGGACATTTATCTCTTTCCCGTTTATGTCCGTTATTTTACTTTCAAGAAAAACAAGATACGATACGCCGTTAATTTCGCCCTTAAGTTTCAACGTTAAAAGTTCTGCCCTGCCTTCATATTTTTTTTCAGGGTCAGGCTTTACAGTTATCTCCGCAACCCCATTTGCCGCTGTATTGCCTTTTACTGTTATTTCCATACCGCCTGTTTTTTCCGCCGACACAAACGACAGCAGCTCCGGATCAAAAGCCGCTTTTATTGTCATCTCTTTTATATCCTTTAAATTGGCTGCTGTTATTTTAACCGCGGCTTCCTGCCCTTTTTGTACAACATACTGCGGCTCTTCAAATGCCAGCAAAATACCGTCCGCTGATATTAAATTTTCTTTTTCCGCGGGAGTGGTGTCAGCCCGTGCTTCTACCACGGATATGACAGGCAGTGTATTTACCATAGCGTCAATATTAACCGTCTGTATATCGGAACTTACCTCAGCGGATACGGGGGCCGAACCGGCTGCAATTGACGCGGTTTTAACTGCCGCCGCGCTGTCTGTGCCGGAAAAATACCTTGGCTTGCTTGTAATATTATTTTCCGTACCCGAATATATTTCCCTGTATTCTTTTGGCAGGACTTCCCAACCGCGCACAACACGGGGGGTTATTGTTAAAAGTACATCTGTCCTTGCGCCGTAATCATCGGTTGATGTGGTAAATAAAGAACCTATAAGCGGAATGTCGCCAAGACCCGGTATCTTTAATTTATTGCTTCTTTCTTCATCCCTTATAAGCCCGCCCAGTATGGCTGTCTCGCCGTCCCTTAAAAGCATTACAGTATCCGCGTCCCTTGTGCCAATGGAGTATGCGGGATCGGTCGCTGTGCCTATGTTTGAACCCAAAGTGCTTACTTCCAGCCTTAACTGTACGTTTACCGTGTTATCAAAATTAATTTTAGGCGTAACTTCAAGCATCACGCCGATGTCTTTATATTCGTATGAATACCTTACCTGGCCTGTGGCGTCCTGAACAATGGACGACCTTAACGGAACCCTGTCGCCAATGTGTATCTTTGCTTTTTTTCCGTCAATGACCCTTACACGCGGATTGGCAAGCATCTTTGCGTCCACATCCTGTTTGAAAAAATTCAGGGTAAAAGAAGGCAGCGTTAAAGTCCCCTGTTTTAAAAGCGAAAGAAAAGTAGTACCTATGACATCTCCCGCATTGCCGGCGCTTGGAAGCGCAAGTTTAATCTGGCTGCCGTAATTCAAGCCAAGCTGTTCGGCCTTTGTGCGGTTAACTTCCATGATTTCCACGTCAAAAACAACTTCGGCCTGTTTTCTGTCATTTGCGCCTATTATTTTATCGCACAGCTTTAAAATATCTTCAGTATCCCTTATTGTAAGCGTATTCAGGGTTTCATTAACCGTCACGCGTTTTAAATTAAGGGAATTTTTTAGGATATTGGACATTTCAGAAGCTTTAATTGAATTAAGCTGGAAATTTTTAATAAGAAGGTCTTCGTACTG from Candidatus Goldiibacteriota bacterium harbors:
- a CDS encoding prepilin-type N-terminal cleavage/methylation domain-containing protein, whose protein sequence is MRLGKKNSGFTLIELLIVLAIIALLAGLVVPSTVSSLVRGKEAALKQDLFVLRKAIDEFFSDNGRYPEDLSELVTVKYIKKIPKDPFTEKTDSWVLIKDYAEDGNYGVSDVKSGAEGASSDGENYSDW
- a CDS encoding type II secretion system protein, giving the protein MLTKKGGYAYIMVLLIAASVCLAASAMEAVIFSRDAAIQKEKELIFRGMEYKKALKSFYDAGKGRKELPYNLEDLLMDPRYPDKKHIRRLYKEPVNNGEWGLLLDSGGRIAGVASKSKKKPMKQKGFPEELKSFEDAKSYDEWVFFYDK
- a CDS encoding type II secretion system protein, translating into MSKGRHPGLLLNKKRGFTLIEILVALGILSVLMAVAVPYAQMSLKRAKEAELTASLRVIRTAIDGFYKDYKEGKISKMCDCASEFGYPKNLLVLVEGVSTGDAVEKKLKYLRRIPANPFERQDIPAHEQWGLRSYADSWDSWSWSGEDVYDVFAKTDRKAIDGSDYASW
- the gspG gene encoding type II secretion system major pseudopilin GspG, with protein sequence MLRKQKGFTLIELLVVLGIVAMLASLVGPSVFKRLAPAKRDVAKAQIENFSSALDTFYVDNGRFPAANEGLNALVVKPASLNKWNGPYIKKGVPKDPWGNDYIYRVPGRMGSYEVISTGADGIEGGEKENADIDSFSNAD